A genomic stretch from Lathyrus oleraceus cultivar Zhongwan6 chromosome 2, CAAS_Psat_ZW6_1.0, whole genome shotgun sequence includes:
- the LOC127121862 gene encoding uncharacterized protein LOC127121862, with protein sequence MAATAFKLKGNTDKHTKEILVMGFTGQLKGWWDNLLSSEDKYQIDSAVKIESNEEICVTTLLYAITKFFVGEPLKLQQRAADQLLNLYCPTMSDYRWYRDMFLSKLCLGSDGAADYWKERFISGLRRLFAKKVKINIKQNFNGTIPYQSLTIGKLYNYVIETGIQICTNYKLQNKIKNKKASNRREMGSFCEQYGATPLRAPSKSKNKKPASKGRNNFRYHKKQFYKDKPEFYKKPYKKNYGKKPYRKYNNKSKPKDKDVKCYKCGRFGHYANKCKVQEKFNQLSNLDLSEELKESLITTLNNILFNSKEEGSSTSKESSYEEIHQIDNSEKMDDDFDECLGLDFCSCDNCNKIINVLTNNQANTLKGILDKMESSESKNAFMRQIKIIFPKRIFTK encoded by the coding sequence ATGGCTGCTACTGCCTTCAAACTTAAAGGAAATACGGATAAACATACTAAAGAGATATTAGTTATGGGATTTACCGGACAATTAAAAGGATGGTGGGACAACCTCCTTAGTTCAGAAGATAAATACCAAATAGATTCAGCCGTAAAAATAGAATCTAACGAAGAGATTTGTGTTACAACCCTCTTATACGCTATTACTAAGTTCTTTGTAGGAGAACCCCTTAAACTCCAACAAAGAGCAGCTGACCAATTGCTAAACCTTTATTGTCCAACCATGTCTGATTATAGGTGGTATAGAGATATGTTCTTATCTAAACTATGTCTTGGGTCGGATGGTGCGGCAGATTATTGGAAAGAAAGATTTATTAGTGGTTTACGTAGGTTATTTGCAAAAAAGGTAAAAATTAATATTAAGCAAAACTTTAATGGAACGATCCCCTATCAGTCATTAACCATTGGAAAATTATATAATTATGTAATTGAAACTGGGATACAAATTTGTACAAATTATAAATTACAAAATAAGATTAAGAATAAAAAGGCTAGTAATAGGCGTGAAATGGGATCATTTTGCGAGCAATATGGAGCTACTCCTTTAAGAGCTCCGAGTAAGTCCAAGAATAAAAAACCTGCTAGTAAAGGAAGAAATAACTTCCGTTATCATAAGAAGCAATTTTACAAAGACAAGCCAGAATTTTATAAAAAACCTTACAAGAAAAATTATGGTAAGAAACCTTACCgaaaatataataataaatcTAAACCCAAGGATAAAGATGTTAAATGCTATAAGTGTGGTCGTTTTGGCCATTATGCTAATAAATGTAAGGTTCAAGAAAAATTTAATCAACTGAGTAACTTAGACCTTTCAGAAGAGTTAAAAGAAAGCTTAATAACTACTTTAAATAACATCTTGTTTAACTCGAAGGAAGAAGGGTCGTCAACATCTAAAGAATCTTCTTACGAAGAAATACATCAAATTGACAATTCTGAAAAAATGgatgatgattttgatgaatGTTTAGGCCTAGATTTCTGTAGTTGTGACAATTGCAACAAAATAATTAATGTTTTAACAAATAATCAAGCGAATACTTTGAAAGGAATATTAGACAAAATGGAAAGTTCAGAAAGTAAGAATGCTTTCATGAGACAAATTAAAATCATATTTCCAAAAAGAATATTCACAAAGTag